The following coding sequences are from one Nicotiana tomentosiformis chromosome 3, ASM39032v3, whole genome shotgun sequence window:
- the LOC104105511 gene encoding UPF0496 protein At3g49070, with protein sequence MKIKFRPALRKYFAWNEAQIEKPAHIELDLREEYAHAFRTESYADFWTRVLALGEKISSPTKIVGSTSAARLLSYRLFVEHLLDPDQPTVTRILDLIQTHPQTHSLLSEYFSQTAEASLLCSVLLKNVEITRSKYKSLKFTLDALQKTPYSNVDRMPKIVSRLTKFCNSLNPFVSSASSPLRFQVVQTDCSHLLKRLELRRDKTKVRLRLMNKLKHGSAVFLVALTVSLTIIVATHALALLVATPIVMAASFQLASTKKLARWSAQLDIAAKGTYILIRDLDTISRLVGRLTDELEDLQAIVRFWLERGGDPVQLQLQASGEVARQLKKNYASFVEQLDELEEHLYLCFMTINRARNLVITEIMNSGHPNSAPYLLPKE encoded by the exons ATGAAGATAAAATTTCGTCCAGCATTGAGAAAATACTTTGCATGGAATG AGGCCCAAATCGAGAAACCGGCCCACATAGAATTGGACCTCCGAGAGGAATATGCCCATGCCTTTCGAACCGAATCCTATGCTGACTTCTGGACACGTGTCCTTGCTTTAGGTGAAAAGATTTCTTCCCCAACAAAAATTGTCGGCTCCACTTCAGCTGCTCGGCTTCTCTCTTACCGGCTTTTCGTGGAGCATCTTTTGGATCCGGATCAACCCACCGTTACTCGGATCCTGGATTTGATCCAAACCCACCCACAAACTCACTCTCTACTATCGGAATATTTTTCACAGACTGCTGAAGCCTCATTACTCTGCAGTGTATTGCTAAAAAATGTGGAAATTACACGATCCAAATATAAATCACTTAAATTCACCTTAGACGCTCTCCAAAAAACACCATATTCAAATGTGGACCGCATGCCCAAGATTGTGAGCCGGTTAACCAAATTCTGCAATTCCCTTAACCCGTTTGTTTCATCTGCATCTTCACCGCTCCGATTTCAAGTCGTTCAAACCGATTGTTCTCACCTGCTAAAACGACTCGAGCTCAGGCGAGATAAGACCAAAGTCAGACTGCGACTAATGAACAAACTGAAACACGGCTCAGCCGTATTTCTTGTAGCTTTAACTGTCTCGCTTACAATAATTGTCGCGACTCATGCACTTGCTTTACTCGTAGCGACTCCAATTGTAATGGCGGCTTCATTCCAGCTCGCGTCGACTAAGAAGCTAGCAAGATGGTCAGCTCAGCTTGACATAGCTGCAAAAGGGACCTACATATTAATTAGAGACTTGGATACTATAAGCCGGCTAGTGGGTCGGCTAACTGATGAATTAGAAGATTTACAAGCCATAGTTCGATTTTGGCTAGAACGAGGTGGAGATCCTGTTCAACTTCAACTTCAAGCCAGTGGGGAAGTAGCGCGCCAATTGAAGAAGAATTATGCAAGCTTTGTGGAGCAATTGGATGAATTAGAAGAACATTTGTACTTGTGTTTCATGACCATCAATAGGGCTAGAAACCTTGTGATCACAGAAATTATGAATTCGGGTCACCCAAATTCAGCCCCATATTTGTTACCCAAAGAATAG
- the LOC104105512 gene encoding protein SRC2-like, translating into MRKVAIRHFYTVSYLNPLYFRKMGSRFEVEVKISSAKDLKNVNWRYGRLKPYAVVWVDPKAKCSTEVDENGDMSPYWDEKLVIPLYSPIEESTLYIDVVHANAEKDTKPLIGSAKLHLRDVVDTVGIGNCCERSLDLKRPSGRPQGKVKVDVSVREPRYRAPDPYYAPPYGVPPPGSRDYPAAPPQPYGGSYGAPLPAPYAAPPSGYPYSAAPAPAPYGQQQPSYGAPPAPYSQGGSYGQPGYSQGNYGQQQGNYGQGSYGQQAGYKYEEKKKGKFGGMGLGAGLAVGAVAGALGGLAIAEGIDHIEDNIADKAAEKVEDDFADDDYDGDDF; encoded by the coding sequence ATGCGCAAAGTTGCCATTAGGCATTTTTATACAGTTTCTTATCTAAATCCCCTGTACTTTAGAAAAATGGGATCACGATTCGAGGTGGAAGTGAAGATCTCATCGGCTAAGGATTTGAAGAACGTGAATTGGCGTTACGGCCGTCTCAAGCCCTATGCTGTTGTTTGGGTTGACCCAAAAGCCAAATGCTCCACAGAAGTCGACGAAAATGGTGACATGTCTCCTTACTGGGACGAAAAGCTTGTGATTCCCTTGTATTCTCCGATCGAGGAATCCACCTTGTACATCGACGTCGTTCACGCTAACGCCGAAAAGGATACCAAGCCTCTCATCGGCTCCGCCAAGCTTCACCTCCGTGACGTCGTCGATACCGTCGGCATCGGCAACTGTTGTGAGCGTTCACTCGATTTGAAGCGTCCTTCTGGTCGCCCTCAAGGGAAGGTGAAAGTTGACGTCAGCGTTCGTGAGCCGCGCTATCGTGCGCCGGATCCGTATTATGCGCCTCCTTACGGTGTTCCACCACCTGGATCACGGGATTACCCGGCGGCGCCGCCGCAACCTTACGGCGGATCGTACGGTGCTCCTCTACCTGCTCCCTACGCTGCGCCGCCGTCGGGTTATCCGTACAGTGCCGCTCCTGCTCCGGCGCCTTATGGTCAACAACAACCGAGTTACGGTGCTCCTCCTGCGCCGTACTCTCAGGGAGGTAGTTACGGGCAGCCGGGTTACTCGCAGGGTAATTACGGGCAGCAGCAGGGGAATTACGGGCAGGGAAGCTACGGGCAGCAAGCAGGGTACAAGTACGAGGagaagaagaagggcaagtttggAGGAATGGGATTGGGAGCAGGATTGGCTGTGGGTGCGGTTGCAGGGGCATTGGGTGGACTAGCGATAGCGGAGGGTATTGATCACATAGAGGATAACATCGCCGATAAGGCTGCCGAGAAGGTTGAGGATGATTTCGCCGATGATGATTATGATGGTGATGATTTCTAG